A genomic window from Gemmatimonadota bacterium includes:
- a CDS encoding acetamidase/formamidase family protein, translated as MAGLAAAALQASPLSSRPLGAQQSRVHDLPLVPANVHWGYYDASLAPVLRIRSGDAVTFETMVARGVERMRMAGARADEIPEALAAVERAVTDRGPGAHPMTGPIFVEGAEPGDVLEVHIEDIGYMHPFGVGAFAPGGGTLPDDFPYAGLKLIRFDDEGTAAFSPGVRLTLAPFFGSIGVAPPVLSGRVSSRAPGYHVGNLDNKELGVGSVVYLPVHVPGALLSIGDGHALQGDGEVSGTAIETSLSGRMRVRVRKDLDLTWPRAETSTHVITMGLDPDLDEAARLATREMVKYLVEERGLTREDAYILCSLVVDLRVTQVVDGTKGIHAMLPKSIFR; from the coding sequence GTGGCGGGCCTTGCGGCGGCCGCGCTCCAGGCTTCGCCGCTGTCGTCGCGCCCGCTCGGCGCACAGCAGTCGCGCGTCCACGATCTGCCGCTCGTTCCGGCGAACGTGCACTGGGGCTACTACGACGCGTCATTGGCTCCGGTGTTGCGGATCCGCTCGGGGGACGCGGTGACCTTCGAGACGATGGTGGCGCGCGGCGTCGAGCGGATGCGCATGGCGGGAGCGCGTGCCGACGAGATCCCCGAGGCGCTCGCGGCCGTGGAGCGCGCGGTGACCGACCGGGGCCCGGGCGCCCACCCGATGACGGGTCCCATCTTCGTGGAGGGCGCGGAGCCCGGGGACGTGCTCGAGGTCCACATCGAGGACATCGGGTACATGCACCCGTTCGGAGTGGGCGCGTTCGCGCCGGGCGGCGGCACGCTACCGGACGACTTCCCCTATGCAGGTCTCAAGCTCATCCGGTTCGACGACGAAGGGACCGCTGCCTTCAGCCCCGGGGTCCGTCTCACGCTCGCGCCGTTCTTCGGCTCGATCGGGGTGGCACCGCCCGTGCTCAGCGGTCGCGTCTCCAGCCGCGCCCCCGGATATCATGTGGGCAATCTCGACAACAAGGAGCTCGGCGTCGGCTCCGTCGTCTACCTGCCGGTGCACGTGCCGGGAGCGCTGCTCTCCATCGGCGACGGACACGCGCTCCAGGGCGACGGGGAGGTGAGCGGCACGGCCATCGAGACGTCGCTGTCGGGCCGCATGCGCGTGCGGGTGCGCAAGGACCTGGATCTGACGTGGCCGCGCGCCGAGACGTCGACCCACGTCATCACCATGGGACTGGATCCCGACCTCGACGAGGCGGCGCGCCTCGCAACACGCGAGATGGTGAAGTACCTCGTCGAGGAGCGCGGCCTTACCCGCGAGGACGCCTACATCCTGTGCTCGCTGGTGGTGGATCTGCGCGTCACGCAGGTCGTGGACGGCACCAAGGGCATCCACGCCATGCTGCCCAAGTCCATCTTCCGGTAG
- a CDS encoding ABC transporter permease — protein sequence MSPASRPSSRLLRAWLRLYPRRLRTEYGDEMVAHLEARLQRARSEGRAAVARVWTGALADAARTRARDVVDRTLRRSPIHAPVPRRTRLHTRPTPGERMESLLKDVRYAVRRLARTPTFTLGALALMTLAIGATTAVFALVDQLLLKPPPFAEHERVVRVYQDSDEGDPSSSSYPAYLDMAATEGLFTSVAATTPATVQMEVGDVTEALAIEFTTSTYLETVGLAPAEGRWFDRDMDQVGAGNFAVVSHRAWRTRFGSAPDVVGRTLRLNGQPTLVVGIGPEGFNGALGLVTDAWLSISSVAVGGPYRVTNLERREDHWYQVLARLADGVSLDQAQTAMTALSTRLAEAFPELNRGRDITVFAAADVRMHPQGDGELRRIGTLLMAVVLLVLLLATSNLGGLLLTRAVARSPEVAVRRALGASQARVARLLLVEAVLLTCAGGLAGLGFAAWLLSLLPTTDFAGALPGTVTAPLDLRVLLFALLLMAGTGLFFGGIPALQVRRGDLAHAFRSGRSGANTGRSRFRDALITVQVAVSLVLVVGAGVMVRSLSSYARIDPGVDAEQLAFLSTDFARAGIGDDARAAALLDLTERFTALPGIESVAFANALPVRGGPSTTTVVEGYQPAAGTGSVELPFVLVSPAYFSTLGIAVREGRVYTTEDVGAGAPIVVVNQAAADRFWPGQSALGRRLRPQGSPDAWRRVIGVVADAKVASMSEPATPQIYYVLGESGLNTPYVFARTTGAPEAALGVLRSGLRELNPALPVLALSTMEEHVGASLQGSRMTASALGAFSLLAILLACIGVYGVVSVAVASRRAEIGIRMALGAARGRVVGMMMRQTALTVGLGLLLGGVLVILAAGRIQPLLFGVRILSAGTLLPALSVLLVAVGLASWLPARGAARVDPSEALRAQ from the coding sequence ATGAGCCCCGCATCACGTCCGTCGTCCCGCCTGCTGCGCGCCTGGCTGCGTCTGTACCCGCGCCGCCTGCGCACCGAGTACGGCGACGAGATGGTGGCGCACCTGGAGGCGCGGCTGCAGCGGGCCCGCTCCGAAGGCCGCGCAGCGGTGGCCCGCGTCTGGACCGGCGCACTCGCGGACGCAGCGCGTACGCGGGCGCGCGACGTCGTGGACCGCACGCTCCGCCGCAGCCCGATCCACGCTCCGGTGCCGCGCCGCACCCGACTCCACACCCGTCCCACTCCGGGAGAACGCATGGAATCGCTGCTCAAGGACGTCCGCTACGCGGTCCGGCGCCTCGCGCGCACACCCACGTTCACGCTGGGCGCGCTCGCGCTCATGACGCTCGCCATCGGCGCCACCACGGCCGTCTTCGCGCTCGTGGATCAGCTGTTGCTCAAGCCACCGCCCTTCGCCGAGCACGAGCGCGTGGTCCGCGTCTACCAGGACTCGGACGAAGGCGACCCGTCCTCCAGCTCCTATCCCGCCTACCTGGACATGGCCGCGACCGAGGGGCTGTTCACGTCGGTTGCCGCAACCACCCCCGCCACCGTCCAGATGGAAGTGGGCGACGTCACCGAAGCGCTCGCCATCGAGTTCACGACGAGCACCTACCTGGAGACGGTGGGGTTGGCGCCGGCGGAAGGACGTTGGTTCGATCGGGACATGGACCAGGTGGGTGCGGGCAACTTCGCCGTGGTGAGCCACCGCGCCTGGCGCACCCGCTTCGGCTCGGCGCCCGACGTGGTCGGGCGGACGCTGCGCCTGAACGGACAGCCGACGCTCGTGGTGGGCATCGGCCCCGAGGGGTTCAACGGCGCGCTGGGGCTCGTGACGGATGCGTGGCTGTCCATCTCCTCCGTGGCCGTGGGCGGCCCCTACCGCGTCACCAACCTGGAGCGGCGGGAGGACCACTGGTACCAGGTGCTGGCGCGTCTGGCCGACGGCGTCTCCCTCGACCAGGCGCAGACCGCCATGACCGCACTGTCGACCCGGCTGGCGGAGGCGTTCCCCGAGCTGAATCGCGGACGCGACATCACGGTCTTCGCGGCCGCGGACGTGCGCATGCATCCCCAGGGCGATGGTGAGCTGCGCCGCATCGGCACGCTGCTCATGGCGGTGGTGCTGCTGGTGCTCCTCCTGGCCACGTCCAACCTGGGCGGCCTGCTGCTCACGCGCGCCGTCGCGCGCAGTCCGGAGGTGGCCGTGCGCCGCGCGCTGGGGGCGTCGCAGGCACGGGTTGCGCGTCTGCTGCTGGTCGAGGCCGTCCTCCTGACCTGCGCCGGTGGATTGGCCGGCTTGGGCTTTGCCGCCTGGCTGCTGTCACTGCTCCCCACCACGGACTTCGCGGGCGCGCTGCCCGGCACCGTCACCGCGCCGCTGGATCTGCGCGTGCTGTTGTTCGCGCTTCTGCTCATGGCCGGGACGGGGCTGTTCTTCGGCGGCATCCCTGCCCTGCAGGTCCGGCGCGGCGATCTGGCGCACGCGTTCCGCTCCGGTCGCTCCGGCGCCAACACGGGGCGCTCCCGCTTCCGGGACGCGCTGATCACCGTGCAGGTGGCCGTATCCCTGGTGCTCGTGGTCGGCGCCGGCGTCATGGTGCGGAGCTTGTCGAGCTACGCGCGCATCGACCCCGGTGTCGACGCCGAGCAGCTGGCGTTCCTGAGCACCGACTTCGCGCGCGCCGGGATCGGCGACGACGCCCGGGCGGCGGCGCTCCTCGATCTGACCGAGCGCTTCACCGCTCTTCCCGGGATCGAGTCGGTGGCGTTCGCCAACGCGCTCCCCGTCCGCGGGGGTCCCTCCACCACGACCGTCGTGGAGGGCTATCAGCCCGCCGCCGGCACGGGATCGGTGGAACTGCCCTTCGTGCTGGTCAGCCCGGCCTACTTCTCCACGCTCGGCATCGCCGTGCGGGAGGGTCGCGTCTACACCACCGAGGACGTCGGCGCCGGCGCGCCCATCGTGGTGGTCAATCAGGCCGCGGCGGACCGGTTCTGGCCGGGCCAATCCGCGCTGGGCCGCCGCCTGCGCCCCCAGGGCTCTCCGGACGCCTGGCGGCGGGTGATCGGCGTGGTGGCGGACGCCAAGGTGGCCTCGATGTCCGAGCCGGCCACGCCGCAGATCTACTACGTGCTCGGCGAGTCCGGGCTCAACACGCCGTACGTGTTCGCACGCACGACCGGCGCACCGGAGGCCGCGCTGGGTGTCCTGCGGAGCGGGCTGCGCGAGCTCAACCCCGCCTTGCCGGTGCTGGCCCTGAGCACCATGGAGGAGCACGTGGGCGCGTCGCTCCAGGGCTCACGGATGACGGCGAGCGCGCTCGGCGCCTTCTCGTTGCTCGCCATCCTGCTGGCCTGCATCGGCGTGTACGGTGTGGTGTCCGTGGCGGTGGCCAGCCGTCGTGCCGAGATCGGCATCCGGATGGCGCTCGGTGCCGCCCGTGGTCGCGTGGTCGGCATGATGATGCGCCAGACGGCGCTCACGGTGGGGCTGGGGCTGCTGCTCGGCGGTGTGCTCGTGATCCTCGCGGCCGGGCGGATCCAGCCCTTGCTGTTCGGGGTGCGCATCCTGAGCGCGGGTACGCTCCTGCCCGCCCTGTCGGTCCTGCTGGTCGCGGTGGGGCTGGCCTCCTGGCTGCCCGCGCGCGGCGCGGCCCGTGTGGACCCCTCGGAGGCGCTCAGGGCACAGTAG
- a CDS encoding DUF222 domain-containing protein — MASVDDEEELLALAHTRTAHQLERALRRWAGQRCRDDAERERLRHRSRCLSVFPDEEGMYLVRGRLEPEVAALLMRALEAAADALYWKGPDVADTEPATPEQRRADAMGLLCERALAAGLDLEGGGPDAPISGTRAERYQVVLHVEGPALRADAVPGETGAIESEVRPSVAAEVSADPRPHVAAEVSVDVRPNVAAEGYDDARPRVAAEVHADVRPRVAVEMSADARHVAAELSADPRPHVAAEVSGRSGADPGVPLAELADGTRLTPATAQRLACDAGLVRLATDARGNVLDVGRRTRTIPPALRRALEIRDGGCRFPGCGRRFTDAHHVRHWAQGGPTALDNLLLLCRVHHRLLHEEGFRVELDGARRAVFYDPRGHVLPQLPPLKRRTEEELRRMKEALGIRDVRHDP; from the coding sequence GTGGCGAGTGTGGACGACGAGGAGGAGCTGTTGGCGCTGGCGCACACCCGCACCGCGCACCAGCTGGAGCGTGCCCTGCGGCGCTGGGCCGGTCAGCGCTGCCGGGACGATGCGGAGCGCGAGCGGCTCCGCCACCGCAGCCGGTGTCTGTCGGTCTTCCCGGACGAGGAGGGGATGTATCTGGTGCGTGGCCGGCTGGAGCCGGAGGTCGCGGCGCTGCTGATGCGTGCGCTGGAGGCGGCGGCCGACGCGCTGTACTGGAAGGGACCGGACGTCGCGGACACCGAGCCGGCCACACCGGAGCAGCGGCGGGCGGACGCCATGGGGTTGCTGTGTGAGCGGGCGTTGGCCGCGGGCCTGGACCTGGAGGGAGGGGGACCGGACGCACCGATCAGCGGGACGCGGGCGGAGCGCTACCAGGTGGTGCTGCACGTGGAGGGGCCCGCGTTGCGGGCCGACGCGGTCCCGGGGGAGACCGGGGCAATAGAGAGCGAAGTGCGCCCCAGCGTTGCCGCGGAAGTGTCGGCCGACCCGCGCCCCCACGTTGCCGCGGAGGTGTCGGTCGACGTGCGCCCCAACGTTGCCGCGGAAGGGTACGACGACGCGCGCCCCCGCGTTGCCGCGGAAGTGCATGCCGACGTGCGCCCCCGCGTTGCCGTGGAGATGTCCGCCGACGCACGCCACGTTGCCGCGGAACTGTCGGCCGACCCGCGCCCCCACGTTGCCGCGGAGGTGTCGGGGCGGTCCGGTGCCGATCCGGGCGTGCCGCTGGCCGAGCTGGCAGACGGCACCCGACTCACGCCCGCCACTGCGCAGCGCCTGGCCTGCGATGCCGGCCTGGTCCGCCTCGCCACCGATGCGCGCGGAAACGTACTGGATGTGGGGCGTCGCACACGCACCATTCCACCCGCGCTGCGCCGTGCTCTCGAGATCCGCGACGGTGGGTGTCGCTTTCCTGGCTGTGGGCGCCGCTTCACCGACGCGCATCATGTCCGGCACTGGGCGCAGGGCGGACCCACCGCGCTGGACAATCTCCTGCTGCTGTGCCGGGTGCATCACCGGCTGCTACACGAGGAGGGCTTCCGCGTCGAGCTGGACGGTGCACGGCGGGCTGTCTTCTACGACCCCCGCGGTCATGTGCTGCCCCAGCTCCCTCCGCTCAAGCGCCGAACGGAGGAGGAGCTGCGACGGATGAAGGAGGCCCTCGGCATCCGCGACGTCCGCCACGACCCATGA
- a CDS encoding helix-turn-helix transcriptional regulator, producing the protein MQSPDDALPLRPAAFHILLALTAGDLHGLGIGDEVERVSGGALTLGPGTLYRTLDEMRGDGWIERAEVSGADEDPRRKHYRLTRVGRRVLEAEAARLDRLLAHARARQVLPERA; encoded by the coding sequence ATGCAGTCCCCGGACGACGCGCTCCCCCTCCGCCCCGCGGCCTTCCACATCCTGCTGGCGCTGACCGCCGGCGACCTGCACGGGCTCGGCATCGGCGACGAGGTCGAACGGGTCTCCGGCGGGGCGCTGACCCTGGGGCCCGGCACGCTCTACCGCACGCTCGACGAGATGCGCGGCGACGGATGGATCGAGCGCGCGGAGGTCTCCGGAGCGGACGAAGACCCCCGGCGCAAGCACTATCGCCTCACCCGTGTGGGTCGCCGGGTCCTCGAGGCCGAAGCGGCGCGGCTCGATCGACTCCTCGCGCACGCACGCGCCCGACAGGTGCTTCCGGAGCGCGCATGA
- a CDS encoding amidase, which translates to MRAEPAPAATQSTAFALDEVTVDALQEGMASGRWTARDLTRMYLERIEAVDRSGPTLRSVIETNPDALAIAERLDAERRDGTVRGPLHGIPVLIKDNIGTADRMNTTAGSHALAGAFPDTDSFVARQLRAAGAVLLGKANLSEWANFRSTRSSSGWSGRGGQCKNPYILDRNPCGSSSGSGAAVSANLCALAVGTETNGSIVCPSSANGVVGLKPTLGLVSRSRIIPIAHSQDTAGPMCRTVKDAAYLLGALTGLDAEDEATGASEGHRQTDYTQYLQADGLRGARIGVARAYFGFHADVDRVLEEALSALRAGGATLVDPADIPTRGDMDEPSYQVLLYEFKADLNAYLAGLGPSTPVHSLAELIEFNRANRELEMPWFGQEIFEAAQAKGPLSSPEYQEALQTMRRLAGPEGIDRVMDEHRLDAIVAPTGGPAWVTDLVNGDHFGGGSSSPAAIAGYPNLTVPAGAVHGLPVGLSFFGRAWSEPVLLRIAYAFEQATRHRTVPLFRPTLGL; encoded by the coding sequence CTGCGCGCCGAGCCCGCCCCGGCTGCGACGCAATCAACCGCGTTCGCGCTCGACGAGGTCACGGTCGACGCGCTGCAGGAAGGGATGGCGTCCGGACGATGGACGGCGCGCGACCTGACGCGCATGTACCTCGAGCGCATCGAGGCCGTCGACCGGTCGGGGCCCACGCTGCGCTCCGTCATCGAGACCAACCCGGACGCGCTGGCGATCGCCGAGCGACTGGACGCCGAGCGGCGCGACGGGACGGTGCGCGGACCGCTGCACGGGATCCCCGTCCTCATCAAGGACAACATCGGCACCGCCGACCGCATGAACACGACGGCGGGGTCGCACGCGCTGGCGGGCGCATTCCCCGACACCGACTCGTTCGTCGCGCGCCAGCTCCGCGCCGCGGGTGCGGTCCTCCTCGGCAAGGCCAACCTGTCGGAGTGGGCGAACTTCCGCTCCACGCGCTCGTCCAGTGGGTGGAGCGGTCGCGGGGGCCAGTGCAAGAACCCGTACATCCTGGACCGCAACCCGTGCGGCTCCTCGTCCGGCTCGGGCGCCGCCGTCTCGGCGAACCTCTGCGCGCTCGCGGTGGGCACCGAGACCAACGGCTCCATCGTCTGCCCCTCCTCCGCGAACGGCGTGGTCGGCCTCAAGCCCACCCTCGGGTTGGTCTCTCGCTCCCGCATCATCCCGATCGCGCATTCGCAGGACACCGCCGGCCCGATGTGTCGCACCGTGAAGGACGCTGCGTATCTGCTGGGCGCGCTCACGGGCCTCGACGCCGAGGACGAGGCCACCGGAGCGTCCGAGGGCCATCGACAGACCGACTACACGCAGTACCTCCAGGCCGACGGTCTGCGCGGTGCCCGCATCGGGGTCGCGCGCGCCTACTTCGGCTTCCACGCCGACGTGGACCGCGTGCTGGAGGAGGCGCTCTCGGCCCTGCGCGCCGGCGGCGCGACGCTCGTCGACCCCGCCGACATCCCCACGCGTGGCGACATGGACGAACCGTCCTACCAGGTGCTGCTCTACGAGTTCAAGGCGGATCTGAACGCATACCTGGCGGGATTGGGCCCGTCGACCCCCGTTCATTCCCTGGCCGAGCTCATCGAGTTCAATCGCGCGAACCGCGAGCTCGAGATGCCGTGGTTCGGGCAGGAGATCTTCGAGGCCGCGCAGGCCAAGGGACCGCTCTCGTCCCCCGAGTACCAGGAGGCGCTGCAGACCATGCGGCGCCTGGCGGGACCGGAAGGCATCGACCGCGTCATGGACGAGCACCGCCTGGACGCGATCGTCGCGCCCACCGGCGGTCCCGCGTGGGTCACCGACCTCGTCAATGGCGACCACTTCGGGGGCGGCAGCTCGAGCCCGGCCGCGATCGCGGGCTATCCCAACCTCACGGTACCGGCCGGCGCCGTGCACGGTCTGCCCGTCGGGCTCTCGTTCTTCGGACGCGCCTGGAGCGAACCCGTGCTGCTACGCATCGCGTATGCCTTCGAGCAGGCCACCCGACACCGCACCGTCCCGCTGTTCCGACCGACCCTGGGGCTCTGA
- a CDS encoding amidase: MSAHEPQDARLDRRSFLERMGVLTSLAAAGGALAPGAALGAPLPAVRLRDGERSRAPVRLPEHLRAEALTRLTQVAETAELTLAEASTLIRDGRLSPLDVVDSHLARIDRFEGALDAFNLVRADEARAEAERLGRAPWRGALHGIPLAIKDNYYTAGIPTTANSHIFADFIPEYDATAVARLKEAGGIVLGKTQMGPLATTAATTPDGDRTTVNAWAPTNEDVSPGGSSSGSATAVAARLASSSTGTQTGGSITSPSSAQGLTGLKPTMGRVSLYGIIPLTYTRDHPGPIARDALDAALMLQVMAGPDPHDPRTLGLPPVPDYAQAATPVRSGGRTRLRWPTTVGVIPDYTTPDTDQGEPPQDETEEQRRRREERAQQRARRAAAEARARAAMLQELERLGARVVEVQMPEAWDALTSSDLNNVRLPERTEPFLEYLQKDVRLFGVSLSPWINGMLLPGVEYLRGQRAKMLLLRRVLDQLFTQCDVVVQTEPFPFDMVGLPLIAFPIGFEDSTGSDTPIGGMLGARPFGEERLLSVAAAYQDVTEWHRRKPADPTPVQRRDDERPDRGRIDVRDVMELGE; encoded by the coding sequence ATGAGCGCGCACGAGCCGCAGGACGCCCGCCTCGACCGGCGCTCCTTCCTGGAGCGCATGGGCGTGCTGACGTCGCTGGCTGCGGCGGGGGGCGCGCTCGCGCCCGGAGCGGCCTTGGGCGCGCCCCTGCCCGCCGTCCGCCTCCGGGACGGGGAGCGCTCGCGCGCACCCGTGCGTCTGCCCGAGCACCTGCGCGCCGAGGCCCTGACGCGTCTGACGCAGGTGGCCGAGACCGCCGAGCTGACGCTCGCCGAGGCCTCCACCCTCATCCGGGACGGGCGCCTGAGCCCGCTGGACGTGGTGGACAGCCATCTGGCGCGCATCGACCGCTTCGAAGGCGCGCTCGATGCGTTCAACCTGGTGCGCGCGGACGAGGCGCGCGCCGAAGCCGAGCGCCTGGGGCGGGCGCCGTGGCGCGGCGCGCTGCACGGGATTCCCCTGGCGATCAAGGACAACTACTACACGGCCGGCATCCCCACGACGGCCAACTCGCACATCTTCGCCGACTTCATCCCGGAGTACGACGCGACGGCCGTCGCGCGCCTCAAGGAGGCGGGCGGCATCGTGCTCGGGAAGACCCAGATGGGGCCGCTGGCCACCACCGCGGCCACCACGCCCGACGGCGATCGCACGACGGTCAACGCCTGGGCTCCCACGAACGAGGACGTGAGCCCCGGCGGCTCCTCGAGCGGATCGGCCACCGCGGTCGCGGCCCGCCTGGCTTCGTCGTCCACGGGAACCCAGACGGGCGGGTCCATCACGTCGCCATCGTCGGCGCAGGGGCTGACCGGGTTGAAGCCCACGATGGGCCGGGTCTCCCTCTACGGGATCATCCCGCTCACGTACACGCGGGATCACCCGGGGCCGATCGCGCGCGACGCGTTGGACGCGGCACTGATGCTCCAGGTGATGGCCGGTCCCGATCCCCACGATCCCCGCACGCTGGGGCTGCCCCCCGTGCCGGACTACGCGCAAGCGGCCACCCCGGTGCGTTCGGGCGGCCGCACGCGGTTGCGCTGGCCCACGACCGTGGGTGTGATCCCCGACTACACGACGCCGGACACCGACCAGGGCGAGCCGCCCCAGGACGAGACGGAGGAGCAGCGCCGACGCCGCGAGGAGCGGGCGCAGCAGCGCGCGCGCCGCGCCGCGGCCGAAGCCCGCGCGCGCGCCGCCATGCTCCAGGAGCTGGAGCGGCTGGGCGCACGGGTCGTGGAGGTGCAGATGCCCGAGGCGTGGGATGCGCTGACCAGCTCGGACCTGAACAACGTGCGCCTTCCGGAGCGCACCGAGCCCTTCCTCGAGTACCTGCAGAAGGACGTGCGGCTGTTCGGGGTGTCGCTGTCGCCCTGGATCAACGGGATGCTGCTGCCGGGTGTCGAGTACCTGCGGGGTCAGCGGGCCAAGATGCTGCTGCTCCGACGCGTCCTCGATCAGCTCTTCACCCAGTGCGACGTCGTGGTGCAGACCGAGCCCTTCCCCTTCGACATGGTGGGCCTGCCGCTGATCGCGTTCCCCATCGGCTTCGAGGATTCGACCGGATCCGATACGCCCATCGGTGGGATGCTGGGCGCTCGACCGTTCGGCGAGGAGCGGCTGCTGTCGGTGGCCGCAGCCTATCAGGACGTGACGGAGTGGCATCGGAGGAAGCCGGCCGATCCCACCCCCGTGCAGCGCCGGGACGACGAGCGCCCCGATCGGGGACGGATCGACGTGCGCGACGTGATGGAACTCGGCGAGTAG
- a CDS encoding VCBS repeat-containing protein — MSRRGSVGSVLWVALVLGACGPAADGGADPPDTAASARTGVASSPPPLRFAPAVALEDSAETTANASLGDLDGDGDLDLVLAKGRHWPLVDLVLLNDGSGGFAERHAVGPNPDRTYTAALSDLDGDGDLDLVVGNDRPDAKVLHRNDGTGRFTDGGTFGQAEWSTRNVTVADLDGDRRPDVIVANRGGPDNRAENHVCLNDGTGRVPDCTVLSGNSATTIAAGDLDGDGDIDLVVPHRDGGQSEVFLNDGRGRFAAPLPLGPPDAATRAVAIGDITGDGRPDLVLGDGSRGGALLYTNAGAGGFTGPEPIGDEADTPYAIAIADLNGDGTLDVILGNRETPGLVLVNRGLQDGFAYDTVRFGDAAGAVYGLAVGDVDGDGCPDVVAARSEALSMLHRNACTR; from the coding sequence ATGTCGAGACGAGGATCCGTCGGAAGCGTGCTGTGGGTGGCGTTGGTACTCGGCGCCTGCGGGCCGGCCGCGGACGGCGGCGCCGACCCGCCGGACACGGCGGCCTCCGCGCGAACGGGTGTGGCGTCGTCGCCCCCACCGCTCCGCTTCGCACCGGCGGTCGCACTCGAAGACAGTGCCGAGACCACCGCAAACGCCAGCCTGGGGGATCTCGACGGCGACGGCGACCTCGACCTCGTGCTGGCCAAAGGTCGGCACTGGCCGCTCGTGGACCTGGTGCTCCTGAACGACGGGTCTGGAGGGTTCGCCGAGCGGCATGCGGTCGGGCCCAACCCCGATCGGACCTATACGGCTGCGCTGTCCGACCTGGACGGCGACGGCGACCTGGACCTGGTCGTAGGCAACGACCGACCCGACGCGAAGGTCCTGCATCGCAACGACGGGACGGGTCGGTTCACCGACGGCGGGACGTTCGGACAGGCCGAATGGTCGACGCGCAACGTGACCGTGGCCGACCTGGACGGCGACCGGAGACCGGACGTGATCGTGGCCAACCGCGGTGGCCCCGACAACAGGGCCGAGAACCATGTGTGCCTGAACGACGGAACCGGCCGCGTCCCCGACTGCACGGTGCTGTCGGGCAATTCGGCCACGACCATCGCGGCGGGGGACCTGGACGGGGACGGGGACATCGACCTCGTGGTGCCGCACCGCGACGGCGGGCAGAGCGAGGTGTTCCTCAACGACGGTCGGGGCCGCTTCGCGGCGCCGCTTCCGCTCGGCCCGCCCGATGCCGCCACGCGCGCGGTGGCCATCGGCGACATCACCGGCGACGGACGTCCGGACCTGGTCCTCGGCGACGGCTCGCGCGGCGGGGCGTTGCTCTACACGAACGCGGGCGCGGGAGGGTTCACCGGGCCGGAACCGATCGGCGACGAAGCCGACACGCCGTACGCGATCGCCATCGCCGACCTGAACGGGGACGGCACCCTGGACGTGATCCTGGGCAACCGGGAGACCCCCGGCCTCGTGCTCGTGAACCGTGGTCTACAGGACGGGTTCGCGTACGACACCGTGCGCTTCGGCGATGCCGCCGGCGCGGTGTACGGACTCGCGGTCGGGGACGTGGACGGCGACGGCTGTCCGGATGTGGTGGCAGCGCGCTCGGAGGCGCTCAGCATGCTGCACCGCAACGCCTGCACGCGCTGA